From one Puniceicoccus vermicola genomic stretch:
- a CDS encoding ABC transporter ATP-binding protein, whose translation MILFAEPVAKGMEMEEKNQNSQAPVLRCSNIHKYLGKGESEVHVLRGVGLELQPGLMYSIVGPSGCGKSTLMYLLGLLDRQDDGDIWIAGQDMAKASDEVRTDVRNSSIGFVFQFHFLLAEFTALENLMLPMRKLQKLSDEQMRDRAQSLLDEVGLGNKAHRLANQLSGGEQQRVAVARALANEPAVIFADEPTGNLDVKNSTMVFDLLRKLCHEHGQAVLMVTHNQNLAKLCDVVLSMQDGEFVENSRESI comes from the coding sequence GTGATATTATTCGCGGAACCAGTGGCTAAGGGGATGGAGATGGAAGAGAAGAATCAAAATTCACAAGCCCCTGTCCTCCGATGCTCGAACATTCACAAGTATCTGGGGAAGGGTGAATCCGAGGTTCACGTCCTGCGGGGAGTTGGTTTGGAGTTACAGCCCGGGTTGATGTACTCGATCGTTGGACCCTCCGGTTGCGGCAAGAGTACGCTCATGTATCTCCTCGGTCTTCTCGACCGTCAGGATGACGGCGACATCTGGATTGCGGGCCAGGATATGGCCAAGGCTTCCGATGAAGTGCGCACTGACGTGAGAAATTCTTCCATCGGGTTTGTTTTCCAGTTCCACTTCCTGCTCGCCGAATTCACCGCTTTAGAAAATCTGATGCTCCCGATGAGGAAGTTGCAGAAGCTCTCCGACGAGCAAATGCGGGATCGCGCGCAGAGCCTTCTCGATGAAGTGGGCCTCGGTAACAAAGCGCACCGGTTGGCCAATCAGCTTTCGGGAGGGGAGCAGCAACGCGTCGCCGTGGCCCGCGCCCTCGCGAACGAGCCTGCGGTGATTTTCGCCGACGAACCAACCGGAAATCTCGACGTAAAGAATTCCACGATGGTTTTCGATCTCTTGAGGAAGCTATGCCACGAACATGGTCAGGCTGTGCTCATGGTAACGCACAATCAAAACCTGGCCAAACTCTGCGATGTCGTCCTCTCCATGCAGGACGGAGAATTCGTCGAGAACTCCAGAGAAAGCATCTGA
- a CDS encoding ABC transporter permease, producing MFMSLIGIVFGVAFFIVTQAQTSGFEQFFIRTMLGVNGALRVEDRIQQTMRSMEVEGGTGFQISMEDGVDYVEGVEHPDEVMDAVQRFREVVSVAEVLRGSAQIKGNFREMYCKPYGIVLERFVNVSDLATQIVYGNLDDFRDNPYGVLVGTKLAQRMMLDVGDPVLLDASGENMRFRVSGIYETGIEQVDKERVFVHLPAARTLLKKPFGVSYIQATLLDHERAPEVADRIERVVWHGSMSWQEREKTWLQVFRALRVSSGITVSSIILISGLGMFNTLVMIVMEKTKEIAILRSMGYRRKDVGRIFLWQGFTVLVMGLALGCSLAALCTYGISRLPIRIRGIFATDSFVVHWDWTHYATASVIAAVIVMVASYIPARRASRLEPGDIIRGTSG from the coding sequence ATGTTCATGAGCTTGATCGGGATTGTTTTCGGGGTCGCGTTCTTCATCGTGACCCAGGCGCAGACTTCCGGATTTGAGCAATTCTTCATCCGCACCATGCTGGGGGTGAACGGCGCTCTCCGGGTCGAAGACCGCATCCAGCAAACGATGCGCTCGATGGAAGTCGAAGGCGGAACGGGGTTCCAGATTTCGATGGAAGACGGAGTGGACTACGTCGAAGGGGTCGAGCATCCGGATGAGGTCATGGACGCGGTCCAGAGATTTCGCGAAGTCGTTTCCGTGGCCGAAGTCTTACGGGGTTCGGCGCAGATCAAGGGCAACTTTCGCGAGATGTATTGCAAACCCTACGGGATCGTCCTCGAGCGTTTCGTGAACGTCTCCGATCTCGCTACACAGATTGTCTACGGGAATCTGGACGATTTCCGCGACAACCCTTATGGGGTCTTGGTTGGGACAAAACTGGCCCAACGGATGATGCTCGATGTTGGCGATCCAGTCCTATTGGACGCCAGTGGAGAAAACATGCGCTTTCGGGTTTCGGGCATCTATGAAACCGGGATTGAGCAGGTCGACAAAGAGCGCGTCTTTGTTCACCTGCCGGCGGCAAGGACTTTGCTCAAGAAGCCGTTTGGGGTCTCCTATATTCAGGCGACGCTGCTGGACCATGAGCGTGCCCCGGAAGTCGCTGATCGAATTGAGCGTGTCGTCTGGCACGGTTCGATGAGCTGGCAGGAACGGGAAAAAACTTGGCTGCAGGTCTTCCGTGCCCTTCGGGTTTCCTCAGGGATCACGGTTTCGAGTATTATTTTGATCTCCGGTCTCGGCATGTTCAACACGTTGGTCATGATCGTGATGGAGAAAACCAAGGAGATCGCGATCCTCCGCTCCATGGGCTATCGGCGAAAAGACGTCGGCCGAATCTTTCTTTGGCAGGGATTCACCGTGTTGGTCATGGGACTTGCGCTCGGCTGCTCTTTGGCAGCGTTGTGCACGTATGGGATCTCGCGTCTGCCGATTCGAATCCGCGGGATTTTTGCCACGGACAGTTTTGTCGTTCATTGGGATTGGACCCACTATGCGACCGCATCGGTGATTGCCGCCGTGATCGTGATGGTCGCTTCCTACATCCCGGCGCGTCGCGCCTCACGACTTGAACCGGGTGATATTATTCGCGGAACCAGTGGCTAA